The DNA segment GCTTCCAAGGCGTGGCTGACTTAAAACGTGTTTTCCcacttgtctgttctgttcaccCGCACCGCTGCCTGGCCACTGCCACACCTTTGGTGAAGGAAAGTGAAGGGCTACGAGTGTCCCCTGGCGGAGGGAAAGCCCTCTCGGCACGCATGCGCGCAGGGGAGCCTCCAGCCCCTCTTTAAGTGAGGAGCGCGGTGCGCAGCCGGGCAGTCGGAGCTGGCTCGCAGCCTTGCCAGGCGAGCGTGGGGTGTCCGCGCGCTCCTCTGCTCCCATAGCCCGAGGGACTGAAACTTCCGTGGGCGGCTCCCACCGGAGCGCACTGCCGGGGGCGCACCAGCGACAGGGAGAAAGGAGACCAGACGCGGGCTGCAGTAGGAGCCGGGGAGGGCAGCCCGCTGGCCCGGCGCCCAACAGCAGCCGCGCGGCCGCCGCCAGCCGGGCGGGCTCCGGGACTGCAGGGGAGGTGCGGGCACTCGCAGCGTCCCGAGCGGTGGCCGGAGCCATGAGGACCGAGCACAGAGTGGCGGAGGCAGAGCGCAGCCGGCCGCTGCTGCACTTGCCGCCGGGAGCACTGCGCGCACTGCCCGCCTCCTTCGCTGCTTCTCGCAGGGGAAGTGAATAGAGGGGGAAAGCAGCCACCAGCTCCGGACTCTGATGCTGAAACGCTCCAGCCGCGGCCTGGCTCCTGGTCGGCAGCGAGGCGTCCCCTCGAGGATGCCCAAAGAAGGTCGGATCACAAGCCAAGCTTTCAGAAACGTTTCTTCTGTGATGCCCCTGTGAAGGCCGAACCTAGCAGGGACGTGGTCACTCGCAAGGAGGGATGACTTAGACCCTGGCTCTGCAGCCTGGGCTTCGCCTCAGAGGGGAGTGTTCCTCACGGAAAGCCCCAGGGATCGCCGAACCATAACTTCTTGGGGGAGATCTGTGACCTCTAGAGACATCACCGGTGCCCAGGGCAGTGCCATGTGGGGCGGACGCTGCTCACCTTCCACCTCTTCCAGGCACCGCGCGtcgctgctgcagctgctgctggccGCGCTGCTGGCGGCGGGGGCGCGGGCCAGCGGCGAGTACTGCCACGGCTGGCTGGACGCGCAGGGCGTCTGGCGCATCGGCTTCCAGTGCCCCGAGCGCTTCGACGGCGGCGACGCCACCATCTGCTGCGGCAGCTGCGCGCTGCGCTACTGCTGCTCCAGCGCCGAGGCGCGCCTAGACCAGGGCGGCTGCGACAACGACCGCCAGCAGGGCGTAGGGGAGCCTGGCCGGACAGACCGAGAAGGCCCAGACAGCTCGGCAGGTAGGCGAGCAGCAGCCAGGTGCAAAGAGGGAGCGGGAGGGCGGTTGCTTTGCCTGGGCAAGAAGGACCAGGAAGCCTGGAGATTTTAGGAAAGGGCCGGGGAGCAGAaacctgagttttttgtttttgtttgggggttgtttttgtttttgttttgttttgtttcccctacTCATTAACTTTGTATGAAGTGGGGCAAAAAACCTCGAGAAAAAACACGTTGCTTCTGTTCATGGTCCGTGCCTTCCTTTCCCTTCGTCCCATTTCCACTGGGCTTAATCTTGGGAATAGTCAAGAAAATGACAAGGGTGCACCCCTCTGGAGAAGGCTTGTCCAGGGTTCTCCTCCAAGGGTCCTCAGACGGAGGGCAGTTCTGGGGGACAGCAGACGACTTCCCGTGGGTGACGCACCTTTTCACATCTCAGGGATCCCTTCTCTCCCGCAGGAGCCAGTGCACAGCTCCCTGTGACCACCTAGGCCTCTGGGAATCTGGATTGGCCTCCTTAGGCTGACTTGATAGACGTGCCACTGGAACGGAGCCCAACTTTGCTCATTGAGACTTTTGACTATTTCTTAATAGACAAAGCCAGATTTTGAAAGTAAGCCTGTCAAATAATTTAGTAGATGGCATTTCCTTAAGGAGAGGCTGccaaattgagtctctctctgtgcgtgtgtgtgtgtgtgtgtgtgtgtgtgtgtgtgtgtgtgtgtgtgtgtgtgaatgagtgctaCAGGCACATACATAGGTTTGGAGCTGCCTGCGCTTTGGCACAGGTGGTTTCTGCTTTATAGAGCAGTCTCCAGCCCAGCAGCTCTTTGCAGTGCAGTTAAGCGTTTTCTTAGTTTGCTCTTCCTGCTGCTGTTGCACTGACTTCAGTCTGAAAGGAGGAGAACTGAGGGTCGTTCTGGAGAAGGCACCATCTGAACTGCAGCTCAGTTTGCGGAGTGTGTGGTCTGGGAACAAAGCCTAGAGAAAAGAGCCAAATGGCTACAATAAGGTGTCTGTTCAATTGGGCTTGTTAATAACTTCTAAAAGTCGGGATGGAGTTGGCTAAGGCTGGAGGCAGCGGCCTTCTCACACTGTGGATGCTGGCCATGGCTGCCCTTCACTCCACTCCTAAATCTTTAAGTCTCCCGGTTCTCTCACAGCCCTTCTGCAATGAAGGACGAATTGCCCAATTAAGCCTGCGGGGGCTTGTGGTAGCACTGCATTCTTTACCCCTGTGTAGTTATTTACACTTCCAATTAAGAATCCTGGAAAGAGAACAGTTATTTCTCCCCCAAACTCATTATGTGGGCTGAGACTGATTTCAGCTGGATTTTGCTATCATATTGGAGGTAAAACTTctctgtgggtttttgtttgtttgtttgtttgtttgtttgccatttATAACATGAGGGAGCTGGTATCTTAATTTAGGGAATGAGATATTTTTACTGTGTGTAGGAAAGGGCTTGGCTCTCACTGCTTGGACGGGGCCTCCAGTGCTGGTGTAATGAGAATGGTACAGCTGTGGGAGCCAGCTGGGCTGCAGATGGCAGCAAGCCTTCTGGTCTGCGGAACGGACCCTGAGTACAGAAGTGGCTCTGCTCAGCAGTTTatttctctgtgattctgtgtgCTATGTGAATGGGGACGCCTACTCCCAGGATAGAGTCTGCAAAAGCCATTCGCAGATCTGACCTTTGAGGTCTGGGCTCCGTGTTGCCCCATCGGAAATGCTGGCAACTGTGCCTCACCAAGACTGGTGAGACCCATGAACCCCTGTTCAGATGGAGTCCTTAGGGAGGGCTGGGCTTGGCTCAGTGGTGACATGGTTCCTTAGCATCTGGGAGGACTCTGTCCAGGTCAGTTCCCCACACctcacacccactcccacacctGCTGAAAAAGAAACCTAGTTGGGAACTCACCAGAAAATGCAGCAGTTTCTTGACTGTAGGGAGACTTCCACAGAAGTGGTCCAGAGGCTTCCTGCAGGCTCCTCCTGTCTGCTTAGGTCCTGAGCATGCTGCCCCGCGTTCCTGCCTTGCCTATGGCTCCCATGATTTAAAcaattctgttatttatttttaaaagataatatataattatatataatatataaagtcTCActttatagcctaggctggcccagtagctcactatgtagtctagactggccttgaactccaagaCAATTTTCTTGTTTCTGGCTTTCCAAAGGTTAAAGCTGAGAGTCACACCATGCAAAGTtcctgaaaggttttttttttgttttgttttgtttttttgttttaaagaaaataactttaaagtGAAGTTCATTACTCTGCTAGTTTTACTCACAAccctttattgttattttatggttttatttttcagaataacTTAATACCCACCGGCTCTTGCCAGCCTTCCTTTTCCCCCACTCACCCTCAGCCTCTGGTAACAACTTTTGTGTTATGCACTTTTATTAagcatggttttttgttttgttttgttttttgtatgtttgtttgtttgtttgttttagatctGTGCACTTTTTTTactactatatattttttttaacttttatccattttgtgtgtgtgtgcacagcgtGTGCTGTGgcgtgtctgtggaggtcagaagacaacttggagaTGTTCTCTGTCCTCCGTCTGGGTTCTGAAGATTGAACTCCGTTCATTATTATGCTTGGTGGCAGGAGCCTTTTTCTGCTGAGCTGTCACCCTGGCCCATTGTTTGTCTTTTGATTGTTTTTCCCCTTCCACGTCTTATTTCTTATTTGGAAATGACAAAGGTTCAGAGTCTTACCtaagttatttgttttttatggttttttttttttttctgcctgtaAGAAAAGAAACTTGTTTAAAATCCTGGCAAGAAGAAGCCAAGGAATGTGTAAAGTCATTCATATTTAGAGCCGGTGCCCTGCTAGGGAAGACTTACATTTCTTTAGGCCATTCAGTTATTGTAGGATCACCTAGATCTAGCCTGTACTGTGACAGCTTGGACATGAGCCTCTGGTATTGTATTAGGGGACTCTAAGTGGGATTATGACGTTTAGCTTCCAGGGGCCTTGCCATACCTGTGAGCCTTGGCAGCGTTCCAAAGCACTCGGGCACGGAAGATGCACCTTGGGCACTTCTGGCCTGACGGAGCTGGCCCGGCCTTTGCTGGTCGCCGTGTCCAGGGATTCTGATGGGAAACCTAATGCTGTGTTCTCTCTGCAGTCCCCATCTACGTGCCGTTCCTCATCGTTGGCTCAGTGTTCGTTGCCTTCATCATCCTCGGGTCTCTCGTTGCCGCATGCTGTTGCCGATGTCTACGTCCAAAGCAGGATCCCCAGCAGAGCAGAGCCCCAGGGGCCAACCGCCTGATGGAGACCATCCCCATGATTCCCAGTGCCAGCACTTCCAGGGGCTCATCCTCTCGTCAGTCCAGCACCGCTGCCAGCTCCAGTTCCAGTGCGAACTCGGGGGCCCGGGCTCCCCCGACGAGATCACAGACCAATTGCTGCTTGCCCGAGGGAACCATGAACAATGTGTATGTCAACATGCCCACAAATTTCTCAGTACTCAACTGTCAGCAGGCCACCCAGATCGTACCCCACCAAGGGCAGTACCTGCATACTCCATATGTAGGCTATGCCGTACAGCATGACTCTGTGCCCATGACGCCAGTGCCTCCGTTCATGGATGGCCTGCAGCCTGGCTACAGACCAGTGCAGCCCCCCTTTGCTCACACTAACAGTGAGCAGAAGATGTTCCCTGCAGTGACTGTATAGCCTGCACGGCACAGATTAGACTCCTTTACGAGACTGAACAACATGGGGCCTGATTCTTGCACCACAAGTCTGCTCAAGTTGGTGGTGTACCCGCCGATGCGCTTCCGGATGACGTCATTCACCTCTAACCTATAAGGGGACATCTCCACAGcagcgtgtctgtgtgtgtctccagATGCAAAATTGAAAGCCACAGCCCCTGGAGTTGCCACCTGTGTCCTCAAGCGTGTGACAAAAGCTTGAGCCCCTTAAGTGCCCTTGaggtgtggctgccagagtcagGGGTTGAAGGATGTCTTTATTCCTTTCTGTTTCAGCGGCGGGCACAGGAGAATGCCCATTACCGCCCCTTTACCTGGGCTTTTTTAAAATCAGTGTTCAAGGCTGAAAGGAGatgtaaattatataattattatgaaAAGAAGCGATCTTGAACTCCGACC comes from the Mus musculus strain C57BL/6J chromosome 14, GRCm38.p6 C57BL/6J genome and includes:
- the Shisa2 gene encoding protein shisa-2 homolog precursor — its product is MWGGRCSPSTSSRHRASLLQLLLAALLAAGARASGEYCHGWLDAQGVWRIGFQCPERFDGGDATICCGSCALRYCCSSAEARLDQGGCDNDRQQGVGEPGRTDREGPDSSAVPIYVPFLIVGSVFVAFIILGSLVAACCCRCLRPKQDPQQSRAPGANRLMETIPMIPSASTSRGSSSRQSSTAASSSSSANSGARAPPTRSQTNCCLPEGTMNNVYVNMPTNFSVLNCQQATQIVPHQGQYLHTPYVGYAVQHDSVPMTPVPPFMDGLQPGYRPVQPPFAHTNSEQKMFPAVTV